The Streptococcus toyakuensis genome has a window encoding:
- a CDS encoding ribosomal-processing cysteine protease Prp, with product MIQAVFERAEDGELRSAEITGHAESGEYGFDVVCASVSTLAINFINSIEKFAGYEPILELNEDEGGYLMVEIPKDLPSHQREMTQLFFESFFLGMANLSENSSEFVQTRVITEN from the coding sequence ATGATACAGGCAGTCTTTGAGAGAGCCGAAGATGGCGAGCTGAGGAGTGCGGAAATTACTGGACACGCCGAGAGTGGCGAATACGGCTTTGATGTCGTGTGTGCATCGGTTTCTACGCTTGCCATTAACTTTATCAATTCTATTGAGAAATTTGCAGGCTATGAACCAATCCTAGAATTAAACGAAGATGAAGGTGGCTATCTGATGGTTGAAATACCAAAAGATCTTCCTTCACACCAGAGAGAAATGACCCAGTTATTCTTTGAATCATTTTTCTTAGGTATGGCAAACTTATCGGAGAACTCTTCTGAGTTCGTCCAAACCAGAGTTATCACAGAAAACTAA
- the rpmA gene encoding 50S ribosomal protein L27 — protein sequence MLKMTLNNLQLFAHKKGGGSTSNGRDSQAKRLGAKAADGQTVTGGSILYRQRGTHIYPGVNVGRGGDDTLFAKVEGVVRFERKGRDKKQVSVYPIAK from the coding sequence ATGTTAAAAATGACTCTTAACAACTTGCAACTTTTCGCCCACAAAAAAGGTGGAGGTTCTACATCAAACGGACGTGATTCACAAGCGAAACGTCTTGGAGCTAAAGCAGCTGACGGACAAACTGTAACAGGTGGATCAATCCTTTACCGTCAACGTGGTACACACATCTACCCAGGTGTAAACGTTGGACGTGGTGGAGACGATACTTTGTTCGCTAAAGTTGAAGGCGTAGTACGCTTTGAACGTAAAGGACGCGATAAAAAACAAGTTTCTGTTTACCCAATCGCAAAATAA
- a CDS encoding DUF5301 domain-containing protein has protein sequence MKKIITIIVCSISFLVLSACVSKKKLVLPEPETISVISLQKKISEDIKTITKREEISKLIDEIQKQSTSTTLESLNDQPTNVKDYIIIKFSHQNEENDSVAYLYTMKEKQYIEQPYVGIWEVSPDIANRVEEAYSS, from the coding sequence ATGAAAAAAATTATCACTATAATAGTCTGTTCAATCTCTTTTCTTGTTTTATCTGCTTGTGTCAGTAAGAAAAAACTTGTTCTTCCTGAACCTGAAACGATCTCTGTAATTTCCCTGCAGAAAAAAATCTCTGAAGATATTAAAACTATAACCAAGAGAGAAGAAATCTCAAAATTGATTGACGAGATACAGAAGCAGTCCACCTCCACAACTTTAGAAAGTTTAAATGATCAACCGACAAATGTTAAAGATTACATCATTATCAAATTCTCTCATCAGAATGAAGAAAATGATAGTGTAGCCTATCTATATACTATGAAAGAAAAACAATATATTGAACAACCCTATGTTGGGATTTGGGAGGTAAGTCCAGATATAGCGAATAGGGTTGAAGAAGCTTATTCTAGTTGA
- a CDS encoding LysR family transcriptional regulator, with amino-acid sequence MNIQQLRYVVAIANSGTFREAAEKMYVSQPSLSISVRDLEKELGFKIFRRTSSGTFLTRRGMEFYEKAQELVKGFDIFQNQYANPEEEKDEFSIASQHYDFLPPTITAFSERYPDYKNFRIFESTTVQILDEVAQGHSEIGIIYLNNQNKKGIMQRVEKLGLEVIELIPFHTHIYLREGHPLAQKEELVMEDLADLPTVRFTQEKDEYLYYSENFVDTSASSQMFNVTDRATLNGILERTDAYATGSGFLDSDSVNGITVIRLKDNLDNRMVYVKREEVELSQAGALFVEVMQEYFDQKRKS; translated from the coding sequence ATGAACATTCAACAATTACGCTATGTTGTGGCCATTGCCAATAGTGGTACTTTCCGTGAAGCTGCTGAAAAGATGTATGTTAGTCAGCCGAGTCTGTCTATTTCTGTTCGTGATTTGGAGAAAGAGTTGGGCTTTAAGATTTTCCGTCGGACCAGCTCAGGGACTTTCTTGACCCGTCGTGGTATGGAATTCTATGAAAAAGCGCAAGAATTGGTTAAAGGATTTGATATTTTTCAAAATCAGTATGCCAATCCTGAAGAAGAAAAAGATGAATTTTCCATTGCTAGTCAGCACTATGACTTCTTGCCACCAACCATTACGGCCTTTTCAGAGCGCTATCCTGACTATAAAAACTTCCGTATTTTTGAATCAACTACTGTTCAAATCTTAGATGAAGTAGCGCAAGGGCATAGTGAGATTGGGATTATCTACCTTAACAATCAAAATAAAAAGGGGATTATGCAACGGGTTGAAAAGCTAGGCCTAGAGGTCATTGAATTAATTCCCTTCCATACCCATATTTATCTTCGTGAAGGGCATCCTTTGGCTCAGAAAGAGGAATTGGTCATGGAGGATTTAGCAGATCTACCAACGGTTCGTTTCACTCAAGAGAAAGATGAGTACCTTTATTATTCAGAGAACTTTGTCGATACCAGTGCGAGTTCACAGATGTTTAATGTGACAGACCGTGCTACCTTGAATGGTATTTTAGAGCGGACGGACGCCTATGCAACAGGTTCTGGTTTTTTAGATAGTGACAGTGTTAATGGCATCACAGTTATTCGTCTCAAGGATAACCTAGATAATCGCATGGTCTATGTTAAACGTGAAGAAGTAGAGCTGAGTCAAGCTGGGGCTCTCTTTGTAGAAGTCATGCAAGAATATTTTGATCAAAAGAGGAAATCATGA
- the lspA gene encoding signal peptidase II, which translates to MKKRGIVAVIVLLLIALDQLVKSYIVQQIPLGEVRSWIPNFVSLTYLQNRGAAFSILQDQQWLFAIITLVVMVGAIWYLHKHMEDSFWMVLGLTLIIAGGLGNFIDRVSQGFVVDMFHLDFINFAIFNVADSYLTVGVIILLIAMLKEEINGN; encoded by the coding sequence ATGAAAAAAAGAGGAATAGTGGCAGTCATTGTACTGCTTTTGATTGCGCTGGATCAGTTGGTCAAATCCTATATCGTCCAGCAGATTCCACTGGGTGAAGTGCGCTCTTGGATTCCCAATTTCGTTAGCTTGACCTACCTGCAAAATCGAGGGGCAGCCTTTTCTATCTTACAAGACCAGCAGTGGTTATTTGCTATCATTACACTGGTCGTTATGGTAGGTGCCATTTGGTATCTACATAAACACATGGAGGACTCATTCTGGATGGTCTTGGGTTTGACCTTGATAATCGCAGGTGGTCTTGGAAACTTTATTGACAGAGTCAGTCAGGGCTTTGTTGTGGATATGTTCCACCTTGACTTTATTAATTTTGCAATTTTCAATGTTGCAGATAGCTATTTGACTGTTGGAGTGATTATTTTATTAATTGCAATGCTAAAAGAGGAAATAAATGGAAATTAA
- a CDS encoding RluA family pseudouridine synthase, whose product MEIKIETGGLRLDKALSDLTELSRSLANEKIKSGQVLVNGQVKKAKYTVQEGDVVTYHLPEPEVLEYVAENLPLEIIYQDEDVAVVNKPQGMVVHPSAGHTSGTLVNALMYHIKDLSGINGVLRPGIVHRIDKDTSGLLMIAKNDEAHLALAQELKDKKSLRKYWAIVHGNLPNDCGVIEAPIGRSEKDRKKQAVTAKGKPAVTRFHVLERFGDYSLVELQLETGRTHQIRVHMAYIGHPVAGDEVYGPRKTLKGHGQFLHAKTLGFTHPRTGETLEFTADIPEIFKKTLERLRK is encoded by the coding sequence ATGGAAATTAAAATTGAAACTGGTGGCCTGCGTTTGGATAAGGCTTTGTCGGATTTGACAGAATTATCACGCAGTCTCGCGAATGAAAAAATCAAATCAGGACAGGTCTTGGTCAATGGGCAAGTCAAGAAAGCTAAATACACAGTTCAAGAAGGCGATGTCGTCACTTACCATCTGCCAGAACCAGAGGTTTTAGAGTATGTAGCTGAGAATCTTCCGCTAGAAATCATCTACCAAGATGAGGATGTGGCCGTCGTTAACAAACCTCAGGGGATGGTTGTGCATCCGAGTGCTGGTCATACTAGTGGAACTCTGGTAAATGCCCTTATGTATCATATTAAGGACTTGTCGGGTATCAATGGGGTTCTGCGTCCAGGAATTGTTCACCGTATTGATAAGGATACGTCAGGTCTTCTCATGATTGCTAAAAACGATGAGGCGCATCTAGCACTTGCCCAAGAACTTAAGGATAAAAAGTCTCTCCGCAAATATTGGGCGATTGTTCATGGAAATTTGCCTAATGATTGTGGTGTGATTGAAGCGCCGATTGGCCGTAGTGAAAAAGACCGTAAGAAACAGGCTGTGACTGCTAAAGGGAAGCCTGCAGTGACCCGTTTCCACGTTTTGGAACGCTTTGGTGATTATAGCTTAGTGGAGTTGCAACTGGAGACAGGGCGCACTCATCAAATCCGTGTTCACATGGCTTATATCGGCCATCCAGTCGCTGGTGATGAAGTCTATGGTCCTCGCAAGACTTTGAAAGGACATGGACAATTTCTTCATGCCAAGACTCTAGGTTTTACTCATCCGAGAACAGGTGAGACCTTGGAATTTACAGCAGATATCCCAGAGATTTTTAAGAAAACATTGGAGAGATTGAGAAAGTAA
- the cbpE gene encoding phosphorylcholine esterase CbpE — MKKKLTSLALAGAFLGLSWYGNVQAQESSGNKIHFINVQEGGSDAIILESNGHFAMVDTGEDYDFPDGSDSRYPWREGIETSYKHVLTDRVFRRLKELGVQKLDFILVTHTHSDHIGNVDELLSTYPVDRVYLKKYSDNRITNSERLWDNLYGYDKVLQTAAEKGVSVIQNITQGDAHFQFGDMDIQLYNYENETDSSGELKKIWDDNSNSLISVVKVNGKKIYLGGDLDNVHGAEDKYGPLIGKVDLMKFNHHRDTNKSNTKDFIKHLSPSLIVQTSDSLPWKNGVDSEYVNWLKERGIERINAASKDYDATVFDIRQDGLVNISTSYKPIPSFQDGWHKSAYGNWWYQAPDSTGEYAVGWNEIEGEWYYFNQTGILLQNQWKKWNNHWFYLTDSGASAKNWKKIDGIWYYFNKENQMEIGWVNTGSQNYYLSNDGSMKTGWLQYKGQWYYFAQSGEMKTGWVKDKETWYYMDSTGIMKTGEIEVAGHHYYLEDSGAMKQGWLKKANAWYFYKEDGSRAVGWIKNKDKWYFLKENGQLLVNGKTPEGYTVDSSGAWLVDVPVEKSVTTKVTSHSEIKESKEVVKKDLESKEIRQNEGVTSASTSQDLTSSTSQSSETSTNKSESEQ, encoded by the coding sequence ATGAAAAAGAAATTAACTAGTTTAGCACTTGCAGGCGCTTTTTTAGGTTTGTCATGGTATGGAAATGTTCAAGCTCAAGAAAGTTCAGGAAATAAAATCCACTTTATCAATGTTCAAGAAGGTGGCAGTGATGCAATCATTCTTGAAAGTAATGGACATTTTGCCATGGTGGATACAGGAGAAGATTATGATTTCCCAGATGGAAGTGATTCTCGTTACCCATGGAGAGAAGGAATTGAAACGTCTTATAAGCATGTTCTGACAGACCGTGTCTTTCGTCGTTTGAAGGAATTGGGTGTCCAAAAACTTGATTTTATTTTAGTGACCCATACCCACAGTGATCATATTGGAAATGTTGATGAATTACTTTCTACCTACCCAGTTGACCGAGTCTATCTTAAAAAATATAGTGATAATCGTATTACTAATTCTGAACGTCTATGGGATAATCTGTATGGCTATGATAAGGTTTTACAGACTGCCGCTGAAAAAGGTGTTTCAGTTATTCAAAATATCACACAAGGGGATGCTCATTTTCAGTTTGGAGACATGGATATTCAACTCTATAACTATGAAAATGAAACTGATTCATCAGGTGAATTAAAGAAAATTTGGGATGACAATTCCAATTCCTTGATTAGCGTGGTGAAAGTCAATGGTAAGAAAATTTACCTTGGGGGCGACTTAGATAATGTTCATGGAGCAGAAGACAAGTATGGTCCTCTCATTGGAAAAGTTGATTTGATGAAGTTTAACCATCACCGTGATACCAATAAATCAAACACCAAGGATTTCATTAAACATTTGAGTCCGAGTTTGATTGTTCAAACCTCGGATAGTTTACCTTGGAAAAATGGTGTTGATAGTGAGTATGTTAATTGGCTCAAAGAACGAGGAATTGAGAGAATCAACGCAGCCAGCAAAGACTATGATGCAACAGTTTTTGATATTCGACAAGATGGTTTAGTAAACATTTCAACTTCCTACAAGCCGATTCCAAGTTTTCAAGATGGTTGGCATAAGAGTGCATATGGGAATTGGTGGTATCAAGCACCTGATTCTACAGGAGAGTATGCAGTAGGTTGGAATGAAATCGAAGGTGAATGGTATTACTTTAACCAAACGGGTATCTTGTTACAGAATCAATGGAAAAAATGGAACAATCATTGGTTCTATTTGACAGACTCTGGTGCTTCTGCTAAAAATTGGAAGAAAATTGATGGAATCTGGTATTATTTCAACAAAGAAAATCAGATGGAAATTGGTTGGGTAAATACTGGAAGTCAGAACTATTATTTATCAAACGATGGCTCTATGAAGACAGGTTGGCTTCAATATAAGGGGCAATGGTATTACTTTGCTCAATCAGGAGAAATGAAAACGGGTTGGGTAAAAGATAAAGAAACCTGGTACTATATGGATTCTACTGGTATCATGAAGACAGGCGAGATAGAAGTTGCTGGTCATCATTACTATCTAGAAGATTCAGGAGCTATGAAGCAAGGTTGGCTTAAAAAGGCAAATGCTTGGTATTTCTACAAGGAAGATGGTTCACGAGCTGTTGGTTGGATTAAAAACAAGGATAAATGGTACTTCTTGAAAGAAAATGGTCAATTGCTTGTGAACGGTAAGACACCAGAAGGCTATACTGTTGATTCAAGTGGTGCCTGGTTAGTGGATGTTCCGGTCGAGAAATCTGTTACAACTAAAGTCACAAGTCATTCAGAAATAAAAGAATCCAAAGAAGTAGTGAAAAAAGATCTTGAAAGTAAAGAAATTAGACAGAATGAAGGTGTTACAAGCGCTTCAACTAGTCAAGATTTGACTTCTTCAACTTCACAAAGCTCTGAGACGAGTACAAATAAATCGGAATCAGAACAGTAG
- the proB gene encoding glutamate 5-kinase: MKYKRIVFKVGTSSLTNEDGSLSRSKVKAITQQLAMLHEAGHELILVSSGAIAAGFGALGFKKRPTKIADKQASAAVGQGLLLEEYTTNLLLRQIVSAQILLTQDDFVDKRRYKNAHQALSVLLSRGAIPIINENDSVVIDELKVGDNDTLSAQVAAMVQADLLVLLTDVDGLYTGNPNSDPTAKRLERIETINREIIDMAGGAGSSNGTGGMLTKIKAATIATESGVPVYICSSLKSDAMIEAAEETKDGSYFVAQEKGLRTQKQWLAFYAQSQGSIWVDRGAAEALSQHGKSLLLSGIVDAEGAFSYGDIVTVFDKESGKSLGKGRVQFGASALEDMLRSQKAKGILIHRDDWISITPEIQLLFTEF, encoded by the coding sequence ATGAAATACAAACGGATCGTCTTTAAGGTGGGGACTTCTTCTCTGACAAATGAGGATGGAAGTTTATCACGTAGTAAGGTAAAGGCTATTACCCAGCAGTTGGCTATGTTGCACGAGGCGGGTCATGAGTTGATTTTGGTGTCGTCGGGAGCCATTGCTGCCGGTTTTGGAGCCTTAGGATTTAAAAAGCGTCCGACTAAGATTGCTGATAAACAGGCTTCAGCAGCGGTAGGGCAAGGGCTTTTGTTGGAAGAATACACGACCAATCTTCTCTTGCGCCAAATCGTTTCTGCACAAATTTTGCTGACCCAGGATGACTTTGTGGATAAGCGCCGTTATAAAAATGCCCATCAGGCTTTGTCGGTTCTACTTAGCCGTGGAGCGATTCCTATCATAAACGAGAATGACAGTGTCGTCATTGATGAGCTCAAGGTCGGGGACAATGACACTCTAAGTGCCCAGGTAGCGGCCATGGTCCAAGCAGACCTTTTGGTCCTCTTGACAGATGTAGACGGTCTCTATACAGGAAATCCTAATTCAGATCCAACAGCCAAACGCTTGGAGAGAATTGAGACCATCAATCGTGAGATTATTGATATGGCCGGTGGAGCAGGTTCTTCAAACGGAACTGGGGGCATGTTAACCAAAATCAAAGCTGCAACTATCGCGACAGAATCAGGAGTTCCTGTTTATATCTGCTCATCCTTGAAGTCAGATGCCATGATTGAGGCAGCTGAGGAGACCAAGGATGGTTCCTACTTTGTTGCTCAAGAGAAGGGACTTCGTACCCAGAAACAATGGCTGGCCTTTTATGCTCAGAGTCAAGGTTCTATTTGGGTCGATAGAGGGGCTGCAGAAGCTCTCTCCCAACATGGAAAGAGTCTTCTTTTATCTGGTATTGTTGACGCAGAAGGAGCCTTTTCTTACGGTGATATCGTGACAGTATTTGACAAGGAAAGTGGAAAATCACTTGGAAAAGGACGCGTGCAATTTGGAGCATCTGCTTTGGAGGATATGTTGCGTTCTCAAAAAGCCAAGGGTATCTTGATTCACCGTGATGACTGGATTTCCATTACTCCTGAAATCCAACTACTCTTTACAGAATTTTAG
- a CDS encoding glutamate-5-semialdehyde dehydrogenase: MVSTQEQFEQVQAVKKSINTASEEVKNQALLAMVDHLVAATEEILAANALDMEAAKGKISDVMLDRLYLDASRIETMARGIREVVALPDPIGEVLETNQLENGLVITKKRVAMGVIGIIYESRPNVTSDAAALALKSGNAVVLRSGKDAYQTAHAIVTALKKGLETTTIHPDVIQLVEDTSRESSYAMMKAKGYLDLLIPRGGAGLINAVVENAIVPVIETGTGIVHIYVDKDTDKDKALSIINNAKTSRPSVCNAMEVLLVHEDKAASFLPRLEQVLVAERKEAGLGPIEFRLDSKASQFVSGHAAEAQDFDTEFLDYVLAVKVVSSLEEAVAHIEAHSTHHSDAIVTENAEAAAYFTDQVDSAAVYVNASTRFTDGGQFGLGCEMGISTQKLHARGPMGLKELTSYKYVVMGDGQIRE; the protein is encoded by the coding sequence ATGGTAAGTACACAAGAACAATTTGAACAGGTACAGGCTGTTAAAAAATCAATCAACACAGCTAGTGAAGAGGTGAAAAACCAAGCCTTGCTAGCCATGGTTGATCACTTAGTGGCTGCTACAGAGGAAATTTTAGCAGCCAATGCCCTTGATATGGAAGCTGCTAAGGGTAAAATCTCAGATGTGATGCTGGATCGTCTTTATTTGGATGCAAGTCGTATAGAAACGATGGCAAGAGGGATTCGTGAAGTGGTTGCTTTACCAGATCCAATAGGTGAAGTCTTAGAAACCAATCAGCTTGAAAATGGCTTGGTTATCACCAAGAAACGGGTGGCTATGGGGGTTATTGGTATTATCTATGAAAGTCGTCCAAATGTGACGTCTGACGCGGCTGCTCTGGCTCTCAAGAGTGGAAATGCAGTTGTTCTTCGTAGTGGGAAGGATGCCTATCAAACAGCTCATGCTATTGTCACAGCCTTGAAAAAGGGCTTGGAGACGACTACTATTCATCCAGATGTGATTCAACTGGTGGAAGATACTAGCCGAGAAAGCAGCTATGCTATGATGAAGGCAAAGGGCTATCTAGATCTTCTCATTCCTCGTGGGGGAGCTGGTTTGATCAATGCAGTGGTTGAGAATGCTATCGTACCTGTTATCGAGACCGGGACTGGGATTGTCCATATCTATGTGGACAAGGATACAGACAAAGATAAGGCTCTGTCTATCATCAACAATGCCAAAACTAGTCGTCCTTCTGTCTGCAATGCCATGGAGGTTTTACTTGTTCATGAAGACAAGGCAGCAAGCTTCCTTCCTCGCTTGGAGCAAGTTCTAGTTGCAGAGCGTAAAGAAGCTGGGTTGGGACCAATTGAATTTCGACTTGATAGCAAAGCAAGCCAGTTTGTTTCAGGTCACGCAGCTGAAGCACAAGACTTTGACACCGAGTTTTTAGACTATGTATTAGCTGTTAAGGTTGTGAGCAGTTTAGAAGAAGCTGTTGCCCATATTGAGGCTCACAGTACCCATCATTCGGATGCAATTGTAACTGAAAATGCTGAAGCTGCAGCTTACTTTACAGATCAAGTGGACTCTGCAGCTGTCTATGTCAATGCCTCAACTCGTTTCACAGATGGAGGCCAATTTGGTCTTGGATGTGAAATGGGGATTTCAACTCAGAAACTGCACGCGCGTGGTCCAATGGGATTAAAAGAGTTGACTAGCTACAAGTATGTGGTTATGGGTGATGGTCAGATAAGGGAGTAA
- the proC gene encoding pyrroline-5-carboxylate reductase has product MKIGFIGLGNMGASLAKAVLQAKTGDDILLANRSQAKVDAFIADFGGQASSNEKIFAEADVIFLGVKPAQFSELLSQYQTILEKRESLLLISMAAGLTLEKLASLIPSHHRIIRMMPNTPASIGQGVISYALSSNCRTEDSELFCQLLTKAGLLVELGEGLIDAATGLAGCGPAFVYLFIEALADAGVQTGLPRETALKMAAQTVVGAGQLVLESQEHPGVLKDQVCSPGGSTIAGVASLEAHAFRGTVMEAVTKAYKRTKKLGK; this is encoded by the coding sequence ATGAAAATTGGATTTATCGGTTTGGGGAATATGGGAGCTAGCTTGGCTAAGGCTGTTTTGCAGGCCAAGACGGGCGATGACATTCTTCTTGCCAATCGTAGCCAAGCCAAGGTGGATGCTTTCATTGCAGACTTTGGTGGTCAGGCTTCCAGCAATGAAAAAATATTCGCAGAAGCAGATGTGATTTTTCTAGGAGTGAAGCCTGCTCAGTTTTCTGAACTGCTTTCTCAATATCAGACCATCCTTGAAAAACGAGAAAGTCTTCTTTTGATTTCGATGGCAGCTGGATTAACTTTAGAAAAACTAGCAAGTCTTATACCAAGTCACCACAGAATTATTCGTATGATGCCAAATACCCCTGCTTCTATCGGACAAGGAGTGATTAGTTATGCCTTGTCTTCTAATTGCAGGACTGAGGACAGTGAGCTCTTTTGTCAGCTGTTAACCAAGGCTGGCCTCTTGGTTGAACTGGGAGAAGGCTTAATCGACGCGGCGACAGGTCTTGCAGGCTGTGGGCCGGCCTTTGTCTATCTTTTTATTGAGGCTTTGGCGGATGCGGGGGTTCAGACGGGATTACCACGAGAAACAGCATTGAAAATGGCAGCCCAAACTGTGGTAGGAGCTGGACAATTGGTCTTAGAAAGCCAAGAGCATCCTGGGGTCTTAAAAGACCAAGTTTGCAGCCCAGGCGGTTCGACTATCGCTGGTGTAGCAAGCCTAGAAGCGCATGCTTTTCGAGGAACGGTCATGGAGGCAGTCACTAAAGCCTACAAACGAACTAAAAAACTTGGTAAATAA
- the tmk gene encoding dTMP kinase: protein MSKGFLVSLEGPEGAGKTSVLEALLPIFEEKGVEVLTTREPGGVLIGEKIREVILDPSHTQMDAKTELLLYIASRRQHLVEKVLPALEAGKLVIMDRFIDSSVAYQGFGRGLDIDAIDWLNHFATDGLKPDLTLYFDIEVEEGLARIAANSDREVNRLDLEGLDLHKKVRKGYLSLLEKEGNRIVKIDASLPLEQVVETTKAVLFDRMGLAK, encoded by the coding sequence ATGTCAAAAGGATTTTTAGTCTCTCTTGAGGGACCAGAGGGAGCAGGCAAGACCAGTGTTTTAGAGGCTCTGCTCCCAATTTTCGAGGAAAAAGGAGTAGAGGTGCTGACGACCCGTGAACCTGGCGGAGTCTTGATTGGGGAGAAGATTCGGGAAGTGATTCTGGATCCAAGTCATACTCAGATGGATGCGAAGACAGAGTTGCTTCTTTATATTGCTAGTCGCAGACAGCACTTGGTGGAAAAAGTTCTTCCAGCACTTGAAGCTGGCAAGTTGGTCATTATGGACCGCTTCATCGATAGTTCCGTTGCATATCAGGGATTTGGTCGTGGCTTGGATATTGACGCCATTGATTGGCTCAATCACTTTGCGACAGATGGACTCAAACCTGATTTGACACTCTATTTTGACATCGAGGTCGAAGAAGGACTGGCTCGTATTGCTGCTAATAGTGACCGCGAGGTTAATCGTTTGGATTTGGAAGGGTTGGACTTGCATAAAAAAGTTCGTAAAGGTTATCTTTCTCTCTTGGAAAAAGAAGGAAATCGTATTGTCAAGATTGATGCTAGTCTTCCATTGGAGCAGGTTGTGGAAACTACCAAGGCTGTCTTGTTTGACAGAATGGGCTTGGCCAAATGA
- a CDS encoding DNA polymerase III subunit delta' produces MKQDQLKAWQPAQFDRFVRILEQNQLNHAYLFSGFFGSLEMAQFLAKSLFCTDKVGVLPCENCRNCKLIEQGEFPDVTLIKPVNQVIKTERIRELVGQFSQAGIESQQQVFIIEQAEKMHPNAANSLLKVIEEPQSEVYIFFLTSDEEKILPTIRSRTQIFHFKKQEEKLILLLEQMGLVKKKATLLAQFSQSRAEAEKLANQASFWTLVDESERLLIWLVAKKKESYLQVAKLANLADDKEKQDQVLRILEVLCGQDILQARVRVILQDLLEARKMWQANVSFQNAMEYLILKEI; encoded by the coding sequence ATGAAACAAGATCAACTAAAGGCTTGGCAACCAGCCCAGTTTGACCGCTTTGTCCGTATTCTAGAACAAAACCAGCTCAATCACGCCTATCTCTTTTCAGGTTTCTTTGGAAGCTTGGAAATGGCGCAATTTTTGGCTAAGAGCCTCTTTTGTACGGATAAAGTAGGCGTTTTACCATGTGAAAACTGCCGAAATTGTAAGCTGATTGAACAGGGAGAATTTCCTGATGTCACCTTGATTAAGCCAGTTAATCAGGTCATCAAGACAGAACGGATTCGAGAATTGGTGGGGCAGTTTTCTCAAGCAGGGATTGAAAGCCAACAACAGGTCTTTATTATCGAGCAAGCTGAGAAAATGCATCCTAACGCAGCCAATTCTCTGCTCAAGGTCATCGAAGAACCCCAGAGTGAGGTTTACATTTTCTTCTTGACCAGCGATGAGGAAAAGATCTTACCTACAATCCGAAGTCGGACGCAAATTTTTCACTTTAAAAAGCAGGAAGAGAAGCTCATCTTACTCTTAGAACAAATGGGGTTGGTTAAGAAAAAAGCGACTCTCCTAGCCCAGTTTAGTCAATCGCGAGCTGAAGCGGAAAAGTTGGCTAATCAGGCAAGTTTTTGGACCTTAGTCGATGAAAGTGAACGCCTGCTGATTTGGTTAGTGGCTAAGAAAAAAGAAAGTTATTTGCAGGTTGCTAAATTAGCGAACTTGGCAGATGACAAGGAAAAACAAGATCAGGTTTTACGGATTCTTGAAGTTCTATGTGGACAAGATATCCTACAAGCAAGAGTTAGAGTGATTCTACAAGATTTGCTAGAAGCTAGAAAAATGTGGCAAGCTAATGTCAGCTTTCAAAATGCCATGGAATATTTGATCTTGAAAGAAATATAA